The genome window TCGATTCCGCGGCTTTCAGTTCAGCCACCGAACGCTCTTTGGCGATCAGGTCAGCTGGAACGTTGTCCGACGACAATGCAACTGGTTTCATTGCTGCGATGTGCATCGCTACGTCTTTACCAACTTGTTCGTCTGCACCTTCGAAATCGACCATGACGCCGATACGGGTGCCGTGCAGGTAGGAAGCCAGCTTGCCTGTGGTTTCGAAACGCACGAAACGACGGATCGACATGTTTTCACCGATACGGCCGATCAGGGCAGCGCGGGTTTCTTCTACAGTTTTGCCTTCCAGTGGCAGAGCCGACAAAGCAGCAACGTCAGCAGGATTTTTTTCTGCAACCAGTTTAACCAGGGTATTGGCAAAACCGAGGAAGTCATCATTCTTGGTAACAAAGTCGGTTTCGCAGTTGACTTCGATCAACGCGCCAACATTACCGGATACATATGCTGCGACTACGCCTTCAGCGGTCACGCGGGTAGCTGCTTTCGAAGCTTTGCTGCCGAGTTTGACGCGCAGGATCTCTTCTGCCTTGACCGGATCGCCGTCGGCTTCCGTCAATGCTTTTTTACATTCCATCATCGGCGCATCGGTGAGCGCACGCAGTTCACCAACCATCGCTGCAGTAATAACGGCCATTACAATCTCCTAACAATTGGACGATCAGACGTCCACAATCTTATTACGTTCAAAATGCGCTCGAAAAAAAGGGGCGAACCGCTGTTGCCCCTTTTATTCTGACGCTCAAACCATCAGAGGC of Janthinobacterium sp. Marseille contains these proteins:
- the tsf gene encoding translation elongation factor Ts codes for the protein MAVITAAMVGELRALTDAPMMECKKALTEADGDPVKAEEILRVKLGSKASKAATRVTAEGVVAAYVSGNVGALIEVNCETDFVTKNDDFLGFANTLVKLVAEKNPADVAALSALPLEGKTVEETRAALIGRIGENMSIRRFVRFETTGKLASYLHGTRIGVMVDFEGADEQVGKDVAMHIAAMKPVALSSDNVPADLIAKERSVAELKAAESNKPADIVAKMIEGSVQKYLKEVSLLNQSFVKNDKQTVEQMLKEAKSTVKSFTMFVVGEGIEKKQDDFAAEVAAQVAAAKQA